The Candidatus Binataceae bacterium genome has a window encoding:
- a CDS encoding DUF1329 domain-containing protein, giving the protein MGSKRGNQFLPIPRELAPGSATASPHIRSRNRPEIEGFGFIRYRYIDPRMEYDTWDYLPGLRRVHRVAANVLSYVLPPTSKISGSGQGGSAPAPFINNLDADSTFGFAAKIEDFNSRLLGIKPMLASVHAENIPAKPCQFDNSRTICPENWEMRQLYVIEATAKPASWTQKIGNDGLTIPKRIIYLDSEGWFITGSDQYDRDTTLWKTIATFSTYRGHPIPDA; this is encoded by the coding sequence TACCGCTTCGCCGCATATCCGTTCGAGGAACCGGCCCGAGATCGAAGGATTCGGCTTCATTCGCTATCGCTATATCGACCCGAGGATGGAATACGATACATGGGATTATCTGCCGGGTCTCCGAAGAGTGCATCGCGTGGCGGCGAACGTTCTCTCCTACGTTCTACCTCCCACTTCGAAAATTTCAGGTTCGGGTCAAGGGGGCTCTGCACCTGCACCCTTCATCAATAATCTCGATGCCGACTCGACGTTTGGTTTCGCCGCGAAAATCGAGGACTTCAATTCTCGGCTGCTTGGCATCAAGCCGATGCTCGCATCGGTGCACGCCGAGAATATTCCTGCAAAACCATGCCAGTTCGACAACAGTCGAACGATCTGCCCCGAGAACTGGGAGATGCGTCAGCTCTACGTCATCGAAGCGACAGCCAAACCGGCATCGTGGACGCAGAAAATCGGAAACGACGGACTAACTATTCCCAAGCGCATCATATATTTGGATTCGGAAGGGTGGTTCATTACCGGCTCAGACCAATACGATCGCGATACGACGCTCTGGAAGACGATCGCCACCTTCAGCACGTATCGCGGTCATCCGATCCCGGACGCGTGA